From the genome of Enoplosus armatus isolate fEnoArm2 chromosome 21, fEnoArm2.hap1, whole genome shotgun sequence, one region includes:
- the olfm3a gene encoding noelin-3a isoform X1, whose translation MFTDCTLEKSGCPEPVSMRVLLSFLYPVLSLTVFGLYPSMTIGPKEGWQVYSSAQDADGRCICTVVAPEQSLCSRDAKSRQLRQLLEKVQNMSQSIEVLNLRTQRDFQYVMKMESQMKGLRTKFRQIEDDRKSIIARNFQELKDKMDELKPLIPVLEQYKMDAALISQFKEEIRNLSAVLTGIQEELGAYDYDELYQRVLRLDSRLRSCMGKLTCGKLMKITGPVTIKTSGTRFGAWMTDPLASTRNNRVWYMDSYTNSKIVREFKTIEDFVAGVVSRTYSLPFKWEGTNHIVYNGSLYYNKYQSNIIVKYSFETGSVLAQRALEFAGFHNMYPYTWGGYSDIDVMADELGMWVVYATNQNAGNVVISQIDPDTLQVLKTWNTEYSKRNAGESFMICGTLYITNSHLSGAKVYYAYSTKTSTYEYIDIPFHNQYFHISMLNYNARERALYAWNNGHQVIFNVTLFHVIKTDDDS comes from the exons ATGTTCACGGACTGCACCTTGGAGAAAAGTGGCTGCCCGGAGCCCGTAAGCATGCGGGTCCTGTTGAGCTTCCTGTACCCCGTCCTTTCCCTCACCGTCTTCGGATTATATCCCTCTATG ACTATCGGCCCAAAGGAGGGCTGGCAGGTGTACAGCTCAGCCCAGGATGCTGATGGGCGCTGTATCTGCACAGTGGTGGCACCAGAACAGAGCCTGTGCTCCAGAGATGCCAAGAGCAGACAGCTCCGCCAGCTACTAGAGAAG GTGCAGAACATGTCTCAGTCCATTGAGGTGCTGAACCTGCGAACTCAGAGGGATTTCCAATATGTCATGAAGATGGAGAGCCAGATGAAGGGCCTGAGGACCAAGTTCAGACAGATTGAGGATGACAGGAAATCCATCATCGCCAGAAACTTCCAG GAGCTTAAGgacaagatggacgagctgaaGCCGTTGATCCCTGTGCTGGAGCAGTACAAGATGGATGCTGCGCTCATCTCCCAGTTCAAGGAGGAGATCAGGAACCTGTCGGCAGTGCTGACAGGCATCCAGGAGGAGCTTGGGGCCTATGACTACGATGAGCTCTATCAGCGAGTGCTGCGACTGGACAGCAGGCTCCGTAGCTGTATGGGCAAACTAA CGTGTGGGAAATTAATGAAAATCACTGGACCTGTTACAATAAAGACATCTGGAACCCGGTTTGGGGCATGGATGACTGATCCTCTAGCATCAACCAGAAACAACAGG GTGTGGTATATGGACAGTTACACCAACAGCAAGATTGTGCGTGAGTTCAAGACAATTGAAGATTTTGTAGCAGGAGTGGTTTCCCGAACCTACAGCCTCCCATTTAAATGGGAGGGAACCAATCACATTGTCTACAATGGATCACTTTACTACAACAAGTACCAGAGCAACATTATTGTCAAGTACAGCTTCGAGACAGGCAGTGTGCTGGCCCAGCGAGCTTTGGAGTTCGCCGGCTTCCACAACATGTACCCATATACATGGGGGGGATACTCCGACATCGATGTCATGGCTGACGAACTGGGAATGTGGGTTGTGTACGCAACCAATCAAAATGCCGGAAATGTCGTCATCTCCCAGATTGACCCTGACACCCTGCAGGTGCTGAAGACTTGGAACACCGAATACTCCAAAAGGAATGCAGGCGAATCATTCATGATCTGTGGGACGCTTTATATCACTAACTCTCACCTGTCTGGAGCAAAGGTTTACTATGCCTACTCTACGAAGACGTCAACTTACGAATACATTGACATTCCTTTCCACAACCAGTACTTTCACATCTCCATGCTTAACTACAatgccagagagagagcactgtACGCCTGGAATAACGGACACCAGGTAATATTTAATGTCACCCTCTTCCATGTCATAAAAACTGATGATGACTCTTAA
- the olfm3a gene encoding noelin-3a isoform X2 has protein sequence MSQSIEVLNLRTQRDFQYVMKMESQMKGLRTKFRQIEDDRKSIIARNFQELKDKMDELKPLIPVLEQYKMDAALISQFKEEIRNLSAVLTGIQEELGAYDYDELYQRVLRLDSRLRSCMGKLTCGKLMKITGPVTIKTSGTRFGAWMTDPLASTRNNRVWYMDSYTNSKIVREFKTIEDFVAGVVSRTYSLPFKWEGTNHIVYNGSLYYNKYQSNIIVKYSFETGSVLAQRALEFAGFHNMYPYTWGGYSDIDVMADELGMWVVYATNQNAGNVVISQIDPDTLQVLKTWNTEYSKRNAGESFMICGTLYITNSHLSGAKVYYAYSTKTSTYEYIDIPFHNQYFHISMLNYNARERALYAWNNGHQVIFNVTLFHVIKTDDDS, from the exons ATGTCTCAGTCCATTGAGGTGCTGAACCTGCGAACTCAGAGGGATTTCCAATATGTCATGAAGATGGAGAGCCAGATGAAGGGCCTGAGGACCAAGTTCAGACAGATTGAGGATGACAGGAAATCCATCATCGCCAGAAACTTCCAG GAGCTTAAGgacaagatggacgagctgaaGCCGTTGATCCCTGTGCTGGAGCAGTACAAGATGGATGCTGCGCTCATCTCCCAGTTCAAGGAGGAGATCAGGAACCTGTCGGCAGTGCTGACAGGCATCCAGGAGGAGCTTGGGGCCTATGACTACGATGAGCTCTATCAGCGAGTGCTGCGACTGGACAGCAGGCTCCGTAGCTGTATGGGCAAACTAA CGTGTGGGAAATTAATGAAAATCACTGGACCTGTTACAATAAAGACATCTGGAACCCGGTTTGGGGCATGGATGACTGATCCTCTAGCATCAACCAGAAACAACAGG GTGTGGTATATGGACAGTTACACCAACAGCAAGATTGTGCGTGAGTTCAAGACAATTGAAGATTTTGTAGCAGGAGTGGTTTCCCGAACCTACAGCCTCCCATTTAAATGGGAGGGAACCAATCACATTGTCTACAATGGATCACTTTACTACAACAAGTACCAGAGCAACATTATTGTCAAGTACAGCTTCGAGACAGGCAGTGTGCTGGCCCAGCGAGCTTTGGAGTTCGCCGGCTTCCACAACATGTACCCATATACATGGGGGGGATACTCCGACATCGATGTCATGGCTGACGAACTGGGAATGTGGGTTGTGTACGCAACCAATCAAAATGCCGGAAATGTCGTCATCTCCCAGATTGACCCTGACACCCTGCAGGTGCTGAAGACTTGGAACACCGAATACTCCAAAAGGAATGCAGGCGAATCATTCATGATCTGTGGGACGCTTTATATCACTAACTCTCACCTGTCTGGAGCAAAGGTTTACTATGCCTACTCTACGAAGACGTCAACTTACGAATACATTGACATTCCTTTCCACAACCAGTACTTTCACATCTCCATGCTTAACTACAatgccagagagagagcactgtACGCCTGGAATAACGGACACCAGGTAATATTTAATGTCACCCTCTTCCATGTCATAAAAACTGATGATGACTCTTAA